The Desulfovibrio subterraneus nucleotide sequence CCGCTGCCAGAAGGGAGCATTTTGCAAGAAGAAACCTCTCTGGTCTTGGGTATCTGAGCCCTGTTTTTTCCGGCCCGTGCCAAGGTTTGCGCCACAGATCTAAGCAGCGGGCCGAACCAGCGGGCCAAACCAGGCACGTAACAACTATGATGCAGCAGGCATGAAGCTTTGCCGAAACATATCGGGCGAGCCACCTTACCCCCTCATCCCGCACGTGTCCAGAATGCCGACTTCTCCCGACTTGTCTTGATTTACCCTAACTTGCCCCGCTTTATCCCAAGTTATCCTAGAGTGAACGTGGCGGGCATGCTAATTTGGAAACCATGGGTTTTTCTAATCCACTCGCAACAGGTGGCAAAGATATGCACAAGATACTCATCATCGAAGATAGCAGATCCACCGCCAAACTCATCCAGCATGCCATTATGGAACGTCTGGGCATTGCCTGCGACATTGCCATGAACATGACCGAGGCTGAAGGCTACATTCAGCCCGACCCCGCCGCCTATACCATTGTGCTGTGCGACCTGAACCTCCCCGACGCACCGGCGGGTGAAGCCGTGGACATGGTCATGAGCTACCGGCTGCCCTGCGTGGTGGTCAGCGCCGGATTGACGAAAGCCTCCCGCCTTCAGATGCTGCACAAACCCATAAGCGACTATGTGCTCAAACGCGGCACCCGCGACATTCAGTATCTCATCGGGGTGGTCGAAAGACTGCTCAGGAACGAGAAAACCAAGGTGCTCGTGGTGGACGATTCAAACACCTACCGCAAGGGATTGGTAGACATGCTCACCCGGCAACGCCTGCAGGTGCTGGAGGCATGCAACGGCGTTCAGGCCCTTGAAGTGCTGGAAGAAAACCCCGATATCCAGCTCATCCTTTCCGACTACAACATGCCCCTCATGGACGGATTTCAGCTTACGGAAGCCGTGCGCGCACGCTATGCGCAGGACAGGGTTGCCATCATCGTCACCACCGGACTGGAAGAAGACCTCGCGGCCCAGTTTCTGCGCTATGGTGCCAACGACTTCATCCCCAAGGCGGCATCCTTTGAGGAACTGCTCTGCCGCATCCACATGAACCTGAACATGCTCGACCTTATCAGGATCAACCGCGACCTTTCTGAAAAAGATCCGCTCACGGGACTCTACAACCGGCGCATGTTGTTCAAAGAAGGCGGCAGACTCATTGAAAAAGCCGGGGAATCCGGCCGCGTAACAGCCGCCATGCTCGATATAGATCACTTCAAGAAGGTCAACGACACTTACGGACACGCAGGGGGTGACCTTGCCCTTCGCTGCATGGGCGATCTCATCACCCGCCAGTTTCCACCGCCATGCATAACCGCCAGATACGGCGGCGAGGAATTCTGCATCCTCTTTCCCGACACAGTGCCTCATTCCATCGCACTGGAACAACTTGAAGTCTTCCGTTCCTCAGTGGAGGCGCTGCAGATTCCATATGAAGAAACAGCATTTTCCTTCACCGTGTCCATAGGGGTTGCGCGCGCAACACCCTACGGGCTTGACGACACGCTCAATGCTGCGGACCAGCGGCTATACGAGGCCAAGCGTTCAGGGAGAAACCGCATACAATTTTGTCCGCCTCAATGAGCGGGATGATTAATCCGCTCACCCTGTTGCAGCGACAATCGATATCTGCAAGAGTATTGCAAACCTGAATACACGCACCGCAACCGGCCTCCATTGCGGACAGAGGTACACACTCCCGACGGTGCAACCATCGCAAAGCAGCCGCAACAGTAGCTTCAAAGGGAAAGAGATGAACTTTTTCGCCAACCTCCGCATGCGCCCAAAATTGATCGGCCTCTTTCTCCTCGTCGGCGCACTGCCGGCAATCATCATCGGGTTATGGACAGCGCGGCTTTCCAGCCAGTCCCTCATGGACAAGAGCCTTGCCCAGCTCACC carries:
- a CDS encoding GGDEF domain-containing response regulator; translation: MHKILIIEDSRSTAKLIQHAIMERLGIACDIAMNMTEAEGYIQPDPAAYTIVLCDLNLPDAPAGEAVDMVMSYRLPCVVVSAGLTKASRLQMLHKPISDYVLKRGTRDIQYLIGVVERLLRNEKTKVLVVDDSNTYRKGLVDMLTRQRLQVLEACNGVQALEVLEENPDIQLILSDYNMPLMDGFQLTEAVRARYAQDRVAIIVTTGLEEDLAAQFLRYGANDFIPKAASFEELLCRIHMNLNMLDLIRINRDLSEKDPLTGLYNRRMLFKEGGRLIEKAGESGRVTAAMLDIDHFKKVNDTYGHAGGDLALRCMGDLITRQFPPPCITARYGGEEFCILFPDTVPHSIALEQLEVFRSSVEALQIPYEETAFSFTVSIGVARATPYGLDDTLNAADQRLYEAKRSGRNRIQFCPPQ